One Falsihalocynthiibacter arcticus DNA segment encodes these proteins:
- the pnp gene encoding polyribonucleotide nucleotidyltransferase has translation MFTETKKSMEWGDETLTLETGKVARQADGSVIATLGETSVMANVTFAKTQKPGQDFFPLTVHYGEKYYAAGKVPGGFFKREARPTEKETLTSRLIDRPIRPLFVPGFKNEVLLICTVLSHDLVNDPDVVAMIAASAALTISGAPFMGPIAAARVGFVDGEYTLNPSCDDMHQLRNNPEQRLDLVVAGTKDAVMMVESEAYELSEAEMLGAVKFAHDAFQPVIDLIIELAEDCAKPPFDFQAPDYSDLFNAAMAAGETQMRAAYAITDKQERTTAVAAARDVIKAALTEEQLADENLGSALKKVESKILRGDVVKTGRRIDGRDTTTVRPIVSETGFLPRTHGSALFTRGETQGLVVTTLGTGDDEQMIDALTGTYRSNFILHYNFPPYSVGEVGRFGFTGRREIGHGKLAWRALQAVLPAPTDFPYTLRVVSEITESNGSSSMASVCGGSLSMMDAGVPLKAAVAGVAMGLILEEDGSYAILTDILGDEDHLGDMDFKVAGTEAGITSLQMDIKIAGITPEIMEKALAQAKDGRIHILGEMSKALTEASEFSAHAPRIETMQVPTDKIREVIGSGGKVIREIVEMSGAKVDINDDGVIKIASANAEAIKKAYDMIYSIVAEPETGSVYNGKVVKIVDFGAFVNFFGKRDGLVHVSQIENRRLNHPSDVLKEGQDVKVKLLGFDERGKVRLSMKVVDQETGAEIVEEKSEG, from the coding sequence ATGTTTACTGAAACTAAGAAATCCATGGAGTGGGGCGATGAAACGCTCACACTCGAAACGGGTAAAGTTGCCCGCCAAGCCGATGGTTCGGTTATCGCCACTTTGGGCGAGACCTCGGTTATGGCCAACGTTACTTTTGCTAAAACGCAAAAGCCGGGTCAAGACTTCTTCCCTTTGACTGTTCACTACGGTGAAAAATATTATGCCGCTGGTAAAGTTCCAGGTGGCTTTTTCAAACGCGAAGCGCGTCCTACGGAAAAAGAGACACTAACAAGCCGTCTTATTGACCGTCCGATCCGCCCTTTGTTTGTTCCAGGCTTCAAAAACGAAGTTCTGTTGATCTGTACAGTTCTGTCGCACGACCTTGTTAACGACCCTGATGTTGTTGCAATGATCGCGGCTTCCGCTGCTTTGACAATCTCTGGCGCTCCTTTCATGGGCCCGATTGCTGCTGCTCGCGTTGGCTTTGTGGACGGCGAATACACGCTGAACCCATCCTGTGACGACATGCACCAGCTTCGCAACAACCCCGAGCAGCGCCTCGACCTTGTTGTAGCCGGTACAAAAGACGCCGTGATGATGGTTGAATCCGAAGCATATGAGCTTTCAGAAGCTGAAATGCTCGGCGCGGTTAAATTCGCCCACGACGCTTTCCAACCTGTGATCGACTTGATCATTGAATTGGCCGAAGACTGTGCGAAACCACCGTTCGACTTCCAAGCACCAGACTACTCCGATCTGTTCAATGCTGCGATGGCGGCTGGCGAAACGCAAATGCGTGCTGCCTATGCAATCACCGACAAGCAAGAGCGTACAACCGCGGTTGCTGCTGCACGTGATGTGATCAAAGCTGCCCTCACTGAGGAACAACTTGCAGACGAGAACCTCGGTTCCGCTCTCAAGAAAGTTGAAAGCAAGATCCTTCGTGGTGACGTTGTTAAAACGGGCCGTCGTATCGATGGCCGCGACACAACAACCGTACGTCCAATCGTTTCCGAAACTGGCTTCCTTCCACGTACACACGGCTCCGCGCTGTTCACACGTGGCGAAACTCAGGGCCTCGTTGTAACGACATTGGGCACCGGCGACGACGAGCAAATGATCGACGCGCTGACTGGCACATACCGTTCCAACTTTATCCTGCACTACAACTTCCCTCCCTACTCCGTAGGCGAAGTTGGTCGCTTTGGCTTCACTGGCCGTCGCGAAATTGGTCACGGAAAATTGGCTTGGCGTGCGCTTCAGGCAGTTCTACCGGCTCCAACTGATTTCCCATATACCCTGCGCGTTGTATCCGAGATCACTGAGTCCAACGGTTCCTCTTCGATGGCTTCCGTTTGTGGCGGCTCCTTGTCGATGATGGACGCGGGCGTTCCATTGAAAGCAGCGGTTGCTGGTGTTGCAATGGGCCTGATCCTTGAAGAAGATGGCTCCTACGCGATCCTTACCGACATCCTCGGCGACGAAGATCACCTTGGCGACATGGACTTCAAAGTTGCGGGTACTGAAGCTGGGATTACCTCCCTGCAGATGGACATCAAAATCGCAGGCATCACACCAGAAATCATGGAAAAAGCCTTGGCTCAAGCCAAAGACGGCCGCATCCATATCCTTGGTGAAATGTCCAAAGCTTTGACAGAAGCCAGCGAATTCTCGGCACACGCACCGCGCATCGAGACTATGCAGGTTCCAACAGACAAAATCCGCGAAGTGATTGGTTCTGGTGGTAAAGTGATCCGTGAAATCGTTGAAATGTCTGGCGCAAAAGTCGACATCAACGACGATGGCGTCATCAAGATCGCATCCGCAAACGCGGAAGCCATCAAAAAAGCCTACGACATGATCTACTCAATCGTTGCAGAGCCTGAAACTGGCTCTGTTTATAACGGTAAAGTTGTGAAAATCGTCGACTTTGGCGCTTTTGTGAACTTCTTTGGCAAGCGCGATGGTCTGGTACACGTTTCTCAAATCGAGAACCGTCGCTTGAATCACCCATCTGACGTTCTCAAAGAAGGCCAAGACGTGAAAGTTAAGCTTTTGGGCTTTGACGAACGCGGCAAAGTTCGCCTGTCGATGAAAGTTGTCGATCAGGAAACTGGCGCAGAGATCGTAGAAGAGAAAAGCGAAGGTTAA